In one Legionella clemsonensis genomic region, the following are encoded:
- a CDS encoding DNA recombination protein RmuC: protein MAFLTSFSLLESMALALVLQVFLGLWILWRQAKQCTLSEAQAEKIQQGFITQLHQVHLDLQQTFQTSQHHIHEKITQGQLASQQLISEIVQRQMADVREQMNHSFKQHASALTSHLQSLTEEIRNHLHSLTQQVNHKLTEGFEKTSSTFTDVVRRLTIIDEAQKKITELSTHVVSLQDVLVDKRARGAFGEVQLATLIANVLPSTHYRMQHTLSNQKRADCILFLPDPTGNVVIDAKFPLETYQKLMNTDNASAERKSLQQQFRQDLQKHIKDIAEKYIIPNETADGAVMFIPAEAIFAEIHANYPEIVTLSQRLKVWLVSPSTLMAVLTTAKAVLKDDETRKHVHIIQKHLQALAADFQRFEKRMDKLSKHIDLAHQDASEVNTSAKKITQRFHKIEAVDLDLQELAGVVPSLEEN, encoded by the coding sequence ATGGCGTTTCTTACTTCATTTTCACTTCTGGAGAGCATGGCCTTAGCGCTTGTTCTCCAGGTTTTTCTTGGACTTTGGATCCTTTGGCGTCAAGCAAAACAATGCACACTTTCGGAAGCTCAAGCTGAAAAAATTCAACAGGGATTTATAACCCAACTTCATCAGGTGCATCTCGATTTACAACAAACCTTCCAAACCAGTCAACATCACATTCATGAAAAAATAACTCAGGGTCAACTGGCAAGTCAGCAACTCATTAGCGAAATAGTCCAGCGTCAAATGGCGGATGTTCGTGAACAAATGAACCATAGCTTTAAGCAGCATGCCAGCGCTTTAACCTCCCATTTGCAATCGCTGACTGAAGAGATACGTAATCATTTACACAGCCTGACTCAACAAGTGAACCATAAACTTACCGAGGGATTTGAAAAAACCTCGTCTACCTTCACGGATGTAGTCAGACGGCTAACCATTATTGATGAAGCCCAGAAAAAAATTACTGAACTATCAACGCATGTGGTTAGCTTGCAAGATGTGCTAGTCGACAAGCGCGCTCGCGGAGCCTTTGGTGAAGTGCAGCTAGCGACTTTGATTGCTAATGTTTTGCCGAGCACCCATTATCGGATGCAACACACTCTAAGTAATCAAAAAAGAGCAGACTGTATTTTATTTTTACCAGATCCAACAGGTAATGTGGTCATTGATGCTAAATTTCCTCTGGAAACCTATCAAAAGTTGATGAACACTGATAATGCCTCCGCAGAAAGAAAATCACTGCAGCAACAATTCCGTCAAGATCTACAAAAACATATTAAGGACATCGCTGAGAAATACATTATTCCTAACGAAACAGCCGATGGTGCAGTAATGTTTATTCCGGCAGAAGCCATTTTTGCAGAAATTCATGCCAATTATCCTGAGATTGTAACGCTTTCCCAACGTTTAAAAGTGTGGCTAGTTTCCCCAAGCACATTAATGGCCGTATTAACCACTGCAAAGGCCGTGTTGAAAGATGATGAAACACGCAAACATGTTCATATTATTCAAAAACACTTACAAGCGCTGGCTGCTGACTTTCAACGCTTTGAAAAACGTATGGATAAATTATCCAAACATATTGACTTGGCGCATCAAGACGCGTCTGAGGTTAATACTTCCGCCAAAAAGATAACACAACGTTTTCATAAAATTGAAGCAGTGGATTTGGATTTACAGGAATTAGCAGGCGTTGTCCCATCCTTGGAAGAAAATTAA
- a CDS encoding ABC transporter permease, which yields MIQYLFRRILYAIPILLGINIITFALFFMVNSPDDMARMQLGEKHVKPQVIQQWKVQHGYDLPLFYNVDETSLKKITQTLFFQKSLKLFAFDFGVSDAGRDISYDISHRMWPSLAIALPVLILGMIANIIFAMAMAFFRTTYLDISGVVLCIILMSISSLFYIIGGQYLFGKVLRLVPISGYDSGLDSIKFIILPVLVAVIAGLGAGSRWYRSLFLEEMNRDYVKTARAKGLSEAKVLFRHVLKNAMLPILTGIVVLIPSLFMGSLVLESFFGVPGLGSYIIDAIQQQDFAIVRAMVFLGSVLYIVGLVLTDISYTLVDPRVRFS from the coding sequence ATGATTCAATATTTATTCCGTCGAATCCTCTATGCAATTCCCATTTTATTAGGAATTAATATCATTACTTTTGCGCTATTTTTTATGGTTAACTCTCCTGATGATATGGCACGTATGCAGCTTGGGGAAAAACACGTAAAGCCTCAAGTCATTCAACAATGGAAGGTACAACATGGTTATGATTTACCCTTATTTTATAACGTTGATGAAACAAGTCTGAAAAAAATTACGCAAACCCTTTTCTTTCAAAAATCCTTGAAATTGTTTGCTTTTGATTTTGGTGTATCCGATGCAGGTCGGGATATCAGTTATGATATCTCTCACAGGATGTGGCCAAGTCTTGCCATTGCCCTTCCCGTGCTGATTTTAGGCATGATAGCAAACATTATATTTGCCATGGCGATGGCCTTCTTTCGTACGACCTATCTTGATATCAGCGGTGTGGTTTTATGCATCATTCTCATGTCTATTTCCAGTTTGTTTTACATTATTGGTGGACAATATCTCTTTGGTAAAGTGTTACGGTTAGTACCTATTTCTGGCTATGACAGTGGTTTGGACAGTATTAAGTTCATTATATTACCAGTGCTTGTTGCGGTCATTGCTGGTTTGGGAGCAGGTTCCCGTTGGTATCGTAGCCTATTTTTAGAGGAGATGAATCGGGATTACGTAAAAACTGCCAGAGCGAAGGGATTGTCTGAAGCGAAGGTATTGTTTCGCCATGTGCTCAAGAATGCCATGTTACCCATTCTCACTGGAATTGTGGTTTTAATTCCCTCACTCTTTATGGGAAGTTTGGTTTTGGAATCTTTTTTTGGTGTACCGGGATTGGGAAGTTATATTATAGATGCCATTCAACAGCAGGATTTTGCTATTGTAAGAGCAATGGTATTTTTAGGCTCTGTTCTTTATATCGTTGGTTTGGTATTGACTGACATTTCCTACACGCTGGTCGACCCACGGGTGAGGTTTAGCTAA
- a CDS encoding GIY-YIG nuclease family protein produces the protein MYTESYVYLLTNKHLNVLYTRVTNNLIRRIYEHRNKLVRGFTQKYNVDRLVYYEACENIIVAIAREKQIKGWSRKKKDALISVANPQWEDLYRSLY, from the coding sequence ATGTATACAGAGTCTTACGTTTATCTTTTAACCAATAAGCATCTCAACGTTTTATACACTCGCGTAACTAATAATTTAATACGCCGCATTTATGAGCATAGGAATAAGCTGGTACGAGGCTTTACTCAAAAGTACAATGTGGATCGCTTAGTCTACTATGAGGCTTGCGAAAATATCATTGTTGCTATTGCGAGAGAAAAACAGATTAAAGGATGGTCTCGAAAGAAGAAGGATGCCTTGATTAGTGTAGCTAATCCTCAATGGGAGGACTTGTATAGGTCATTATATTGA
- a CDS encoding ABC transporter substrate-binding protein, which yields MVILLLSTGFSWAGNWVLNNPYPDDDALAKIYYSSFAEQPKTLDPAKSYSSNEYQFTAQIYEPLLQYDYFIRPYKLIPLIATSMPEVRFLDKNRQPLLNPNPADIAFSVYTIHIKPGIYFQPHPALAKNQQGDHLYFNLDADYLEDHDINKLSDFKHTGTRELIADDYLYQIKRLASPSVNSPIYGLMSEHIEGFRDFGKHLPRGGFVDLRKYPMKGLHKIDDYTFEITINNLYPQFMFWLAMPFFAPIPWEADKFYSQPGMDDKNLSFDWYPIGTGPFMLTENNPNRRMVLSRNPNFRDDFFPTHGSVADEKEGFLQHAGEKLPLINEAVFILEKESIPRWNKFLQGYYDLSGISADSFDQAIQINSAGEPTLTPAMRKKKIRLVQTTDPTIFYLGFNMLDSVVGGTSERARKLRLAISIAVNYDEYIAIFYNGRGKAAQGPIPPGIFGYKEGKEGINPYVYLWEENKPKRRPIEDAKRFMREAGYPNGIDPKTHRPLILHYDAPISGGPDDKAMLDWMRKQFASIGIDLNIRATQYNRFQDKMRSGNAQIFSWGWHADYPDPENFLFMLYGPNSKVSHNGENAANYKNPRFDRLFELMKNRSNDAERQKIIDTMVGMVRHDAPWAWGINTQSLILSQQWVSPTKPNTIGTSGLKYMAIDVEQRNQLRERWNKPVLWPVGLLVLMVILLLLPLLFAYYKKERRSVPRIL from the coding sequence ATGGTTATTTTACTGCTAAGTACGGGCTTCTCTTGGGCCGGTAACTGGGTTTTAAATAATCCTTATCCAGATGATGATGCTTTGGCAAAAATCTATTATTCCTCTTTTGCCGAACAACCGAAAACACTTGATCCTGCGAAGTCGTACTCCAGTAATGAATACCAGTTTACTGCGCAGATCTATGAACCCCTTTTACAGTACGACTATTTTATAAGACCCTATAAATTGATACCTTTAATCGCTACCTCAATGCCTGAAGTGCGCTTTCTTGATAAGAACCGGCAACCTTTACTTAATCCCAATCCAGCGGATATTGCCTTTTCTGTCTATACCATTCACATTAAACCAGGTATCTATTTTCAACCTCATCCAGCGCTGGCTAAAAATCAGCAAGGAGACCATTTATATTTTAATCTTGATGCCGATTATCTTGAAGACCATGATATTAACAAATTGTCTGATTTTAAGCATACGGGGACGCGTGAATTAATTGCAGATGATTATCTTTATCAAATCAAACGCTTGGCAAGTCCTTCCGTTAACTCTCCAATTTATGGGTTAATGAGTGAGCATATTGAAGGTTTTCGTGATTTTGGTAAGCATTTACCTCGAGGAGGTTTTGTGGATTTAAGAAAATATCCCATGAAAGGCCTTCATAAAATTGATGATTATACTTTTGAAATCACCATAAACAATCTGTATCCACAATTTATGTTTTGGTTGGCGATGCCTTTTTTTGCGCCAATACCTTGGGAGGCCGATAAATTTTACTCCCAACCCGGCATGGATGATAAAAATTTAAGTTTTGATTGGTATCCCATAGGTACTGGGCCTTTCATGCTTACTGAAAATAATCCAAATCGTCGCATGGTTTTAAGCAGAAATCCCAATTTCCGTGATGATTTTTTTCCCACCCATGGTTCTGTAGCGGATGAAAAAGAAGGCTTTTTACAACATGCTGGTGAGAAACTTCCTCTAATTAATGAAGCGGTGTTTATTCTGGAAAAAGAATCCATTCCCCGATGGAACAAATTTTTGCAAGGCTATTATGATTTATCCGGCATTAGTGCCGACAGCTTTGATCAGGCCATTCAAATTAATTCTGCAGGTGAGCCTACATTAACGCCAGCGATGCGGAAGAAAAAAATACGTTTGGTACAAACGACGGATCCTACTATTTTTTACTTAGGATTTAATATGCTGGATTCCGTGGTAGGAGGAACCAGCGAAAGGGCACGTAAACTTCGTTTAGCCATTTCTATTGCGGTTAATTATGATGAATACATTGCGATTTTTTATAATGGTCGTGGTAAAGCGGCACAAGGCCCGATTCCTCCCGGAATTTTTGGTTATAAAGAAGGAAAGGAGGGTATTAATCCCTATGTTTATCTCTGGGAAGAGAATAAACCCAAACGCCGTCCTATTGAAGATGCCAAACGTTTTATGCGTGAAGCAGGCTACCCTAATGGCATTGATCCAAAAACCCACCGGCCACTCATTTTACACTATGATGCGCCTATTTCTGGTGGGCCTGACGATAAAGCGATGCTTGATTGGATGCGTAAGCAATTTGCCAGCATAGGAATTGATTTAAACATTCGTGCAACGCAATACAACCGATTTCAGGATAAAATGCGAAGTGGGAATGCGCAAATTTTCAGCTGGGGATGGCATGCTGATTATCCTGATCCTGAAAACTTTTTGTTCATGCTTTATGGCCCCAATAGCAAAGTCAGCCACAATGGAGAAAATGCTGCGAATTATAAAAATCCGCGCTTTGACAGGTTATTTGAATTAATGAAAAACCGCAGCAATGATGCTGAGCGTCAAAAAATAATTGATACTATGGTAGGAATGGTAAGACACGATGCGCCCTGGGCGTGGGGAATCAATACTCAAAGTTTGATATTAAGTCAGCAATGGGTTTCTCCCACCAAACCCAATACCATTGGTACCAGCGGGTTAAAATACATGGCCATTGATGTAGAGCAACGCAATCAGTTGCGTGAACGATGGAACAAGCCCGTGCTTTGGCCGGTCGGTCTGTTAGTATTGATGGTTATTTTGTTACTATTACCTTTACTTTTTGCCTATTACAAAAAAGAACGGCGTAGTGTCCCGAGAATATTATGA
- a CDS encoding ABC transporter permease gives MELLWTDKCFLAVLLVSLIITLFSLRKKHIRVAFKRIGNKPLAMSAGVVLLFFLIIGVLDSIHLHSGNGNVPLGQNDSILDKILAPLGVVYEKTYSAPLALNLYSVETVLVNDRLKQIYPRLDYVSQTVKNNQDKHQVISVVLAEALLVAVFLSGLLWLMMIASQWFLTKTRQVIPGKSGLSVLLTSFICFFILFASYWLSRHFHILGTGKIGQDIFYYTVKSIRTGLVIGILTTLFMLPLALIFGISAGYFGGLIDDIIQYIYTTLSSIPGVLLITASVLSMQTYIANHPEQFTTLAKSADARLLALCLILGVTSWTSLCRLLRAETLKLREIDYVTAGRALGSNALTIIRKHLLPNVMHIVLITLVLDFSFLVLAEAVLSYVGVGVSPMTISWGNMINGARLELAREPIVWWPMMSAFALMFILVLASNLFADAVRDAFDPHQA, from the coding sequence ATGGAGCTCTTATGGACCGACAAATGTTTTCTTGCTGTATTGCTCGTCAGTTTGATCATCACTCTGTTTAGCTTACGCAAAAAACACATTCGGGTTGCATTTAAGCGTATTGGTAACAAACCATTGGCAATGAGCGCAGGTGTTGTGCTTTTATTTTTTCTAATCATTGGGGTACTCGATTCAATTCATTTACATTCTGGTAATGGGAATGTGCCATTAGGTCAAAATGATTCTATTTTAGACAAAATACTGGCGCCACTTGGAGTTGTCTACGAGAAAACTTATTCGGCCCCTCTGGCACTGAATCTTTATAGTGTGGAAACAGTTTTGGTCAATGATAGGTTAAAACAAATTTATCCTCGCTTGGATTATGTGTCGCAAACAGTAAAGAATAATCAGGACAAGCATCAAGTTATTTCTGTAGTTCTGGCTGAGGCATTACTAGTTGCTGTATTTCTTAGCGGCTTACTTTGGCTAATGATGATAGCAAGCCAATGGTTTTTGACAAAAACACGGCAAGTAATACCTGGTAAATCCGGCTTGAGTGTTTTGCTTACCAGCTTTATTTGTTTCTTCATCCTATTTGCCAGCTATTGGTTGTCGCGCCATTTTCATATTTTGGGAACTGGAAAAATTGGGCAGGATATCTTTTATTATACCGTGAAAAGTATTCGTACGGGGCTTGTGATAGGCATTTTAACGACACTTTTTATGTTGCCATTGGCTTTAATCTTCGGTATCAGTGCTGGTTATTTTGGCGGTTTAATAGATGATATTATTCAATATATCTATACCACGCTTAGTTCAATTCCCGGTGTCTTATTAATTACGGCCTCCGTATTATCCATGCAAACCTACATTGCCAATCATCCTGAACAGTTTACAACCTTGGCTAAAAGCGCTGACGCGCGTTTATTGGCGTTGTGTTTAATTCTTGGCGTAACGAGCTGGACGAGTTTGTGCCGATTACTGCGCGCAGAAACTTTAAAACTAAGAGAAATTGATTATGTCACAGCCGGTCGAGCCTTAGGCAGCAATGCTTTAACTATTATTCGAAAACATTTATTGCCTAATGTCATGCATATCGTGCTTATCACACTGGTTTTAGATTTTAGTTTTCTTGTTTTAGCTGAGGCGGTACTTTCTTACGTGGGGGTGGGGGTATCGCCCATGACAATAAGCTGGGGCAACATGATTAATGGCGCCCGTTTAGAATTGGCTAGAGAGCCAATTGTATGGTGGCCGATGATGTCGGCATTTGCTCTCATGTTTATTCTGGTTTTAGCCAGTAATTTATTTGCAGATGCCGTAAGAGATGCATTTGACCCGCATCAGGCTTGA
- a CDS encoding PspC domain-containing protein, with protein MKQLPPNQDSKKRLYRSRRDKMIAGVCGGLANYFNMDPTVMRLIFILLLLLGGSAILVYLIMWLVVPLEPVVD; from the coding sequence ATGAAACAATTACCTCCAAATCAAGACTCTAAAAAAAGACTTTATCGTTCACGTCGCGACAAAATGATTGCAGGTGTGTGCGGTGGATTGGCTAATTATTTTAATATGGATCCCACAGTAATGAGATTAATTTTTATCCTACTTCTCTTACTTGGTGGCTCTGCTATTTTAGTGTATTTAATCATGTGGCTCGTGGTGCCCTTGGAGCCTGTGGTTGATTGA
- the dnaE gene encoding DNA polymerase III subunit alpha: MKSRFVHLRVHTEFSMVDGLVRIKPLMKSLVSKGMNAVAVTDYCNLFAAVKVFKAALEAGIKPILGSDLPCHPPDNPEQVTSLVLLCQNETGYRNLTRLVSKAYQEGQYQGQPRVHYTWIEDYAEGLIALSGGRFGSIGKALLAEDEPTAYALAESFMKRFPNRFYLEIQRTGRADEAEYNERVIRLAEALNLPLVATNDVRFLQKEDYEAHEARVCIHEGYTLADPRRQQLYSAQQYLRSADEMVELFKDLPQALENTVEIAKRCTVKLDLGNNYLPNFPIPEGSTVENYLSDLSRQGLEERLQQIFRAKSPEEIASLRQPYDQRLQIELDVINNMGFPGYFLIVADFIQWAKQNGVPVGPGRGSGAGSLVAYALKITDLDPLLYELLFERFLNPERVSMPDFDIDFCMEGRDRVIDYVAEKYGRQSVSQIITFGTMAAKAVVRDVGRVLGHPYGFVDKIAKLIPFEIGMTLSKALEDEEELKRRYEEEEDVKELIDLALKLEGITRNAGKHAGGVVIAPSKLTDFTAIYCEQGSTQLVSQFDKDDVEAAGLVKFDFLGLRTLTIIDWALAIINKQQLAQGEEPIDISLIPTDDKKTFELLMACQTTAVFQLESRGMKELIHRLQPDCFEDIIALVALFRPGPLQSGMVDDFIDRKHGRAKVEYPHPDLEPILKPTYGVILYQEQVMQIAQVLANYTLGGADLLRRAMGKKKPEEMAKQRAIFTEGATARGVAEETATYIFDLMEKFAGYGFNKSHSAAYALVAYQTAWLKAHYPAAFMAAVMSSDMDNTDKVVTFIDECVQMQLKVLPPAINQSCYQFTVADDKTILYGLGAIKGVGETAINYIVEERQRGGGYSGLFSFCQRMDLRKVNRRVLEALIKSGAMDCWGVERAVLFASLDKALKMADKAHQNQNSGQTDLFSMLEEASNQEDYVECKPWLDRMRLSGEKETLGLYLTGHPASQYCQEFNAVVTPIARLNPGTSKKACVCGLVISLRRVMTKRGKKLTIIRLEDSTNKLDVVVFSEVYEAQQINVQIGEMLIVEGEIAPDEYSGGIKMTASQLYSVDEARTRFAKCLTIDLAKKEESFIPALQSILKANAGECVVQVRYSGDAAKATLNLGEQWRVVPSDKLLMTLEELLGEESVGLSY, translated from the coding sequence ATGAAATCGCGTTTTGTCCATTTGCGGGTACATACCGAATTTTCCATGGTTGATGGGTTAGTGCGCATTAAACCGCTCATGAAATCCCTCGTCAGCAAAGGAATGAATGCCGTTGCTGTGACTGATTATTGTAATCTGTTTGCGGCGGTTAAGGTTTTTAAAGCGGCTCTGGAGGCAGGCATTAAACCGATTTTAGGCAGTGATTTACCCTGTCACCCTCCTGATAATCCGGAACAGGTTACTTCGCTGGTGTTGTTGTGTCAAAATGAAACAGGTTATCGCAATTTGACTCGTCTGGTGTCTAAAGCGTATCAAGAAGGTCAATATCAGGGTCAGCCCAGAGTCCATTACACCTGGATTGAAGACTATGCAGAGGGTTTAATTGCCTTGTCCGGAGGGCGATTCGGCTCAATAGGAAAAGCATTACTGGCAGAAGATGAACCTACTGCGTATGCCTTAGCCGAATCCTTTATGAAACGTTTTCCCAATCGTTTTTATCTGGAAATTCAGCGAACCGGGCGGGCGGATGAGGCAGAATACAATGAGCGGGTTATTCGTTTAGCCGAAGCGCTTAATTTACCGCTGGTTGCAACGAATGATGTGCGCTTTCTGCAAAAAGAGGATTATGAAGCGCACGAGGCACGTGTTTGCATCCATGAAGGCTATACTCTGGCCGATCCACGCCGACAGCAACTTTATAGTGCGCAGCAGTATCTTCGCTCTGCTGATGAGATGGTCGAATTATTTAAAGACTTGCCTCAGGCTTTGGAAAATACGGTTGAAATTGCCAAGCGCTGCACCGTAAAGCTTGATTTGGGCAACAACTATTTACCTAATTTTCCCATTCCCGAAGGTTCAACGGTTGAGAACTATTTATCAGATTTATCAAGACAAGGTCTGGAGGAGCGGTTACAACAAATCTTTCGTGCCAAATCACCAGAAGAAATAGCCAGCCTGCGTCAGCCTTACGATCAACGCTTGCAGATAGAGTTGGATGTAATCAATAACATGGGATTTCCCGGCTACTTTCTTATTGTGGCTGATTTTATTCAATGGGCTAAACAAAATGGTGTACCTGTAGGGCCAGGAAGAGGATCCGGGGCGGGTTCTCTGGTGGCTTACGCTTTAAAAATTACCGATTTGGATCCATTACTGTATGAGTTACTCTTCGAGCGTTTTTTAAATCCCGAGCGCGTTTCCATGCCTGATTTTGATATTGATTTTTGCATGGAAGGGCGCGACAGGGTCATCGACTACGTTGCCGAAAAGTATGGCCGCCAGAGCGTGTCACAGATTATAACTTTCGGTACGATGGCAGCAAAAGCAGTTGTACGTGATGTCGGGCGAGTGCTTGGCCATCCTTATGGTTTTGTGGATAAAATTGCCAAATTAATCCCTTTTGAAATCGGCATGACATTAAGCAAGGCGCTTGAAGATGAAGAAGAGTTAAAGCGACGTTATGAAGAAGAAGAGGACGTTAAAGAATTAATTGATTTGGCCTTAAAGCTTGAGGGAATTACACGTAACGCCGGTAAACATGCCGGAGGCGTGGTCATCGCGCCCTCAAAATTAACGGATTTCACGGCCATTTACTGTGAACAAGGCTCCACTCAGTTAGTTAGTCAGTTTGATAAAGACGATGTTGAGGCTGCTGGATTAGTTAAATTCGACTTTTTAGGCTTAAGAACATTAACCATCATTGATTGGGCATTAGCCATCATCAACAAACAGCAACTGGCGCAAGGAGAGGAGCCAATCGATATCTCTCTGATTCCCACGGATGATAAAAAAACCTTCGAATTGTTAATGGCTTGTCAGACCACAGCGGTTTTTCAGTTGGAATCACGTGGGATGAAAGAATTAATCCATCGCCTGCAACCGGATTGTTTTGAAGACATTATTGCTTTGGTGGCTTTATTTAGACCAGGGCCTTTGCAGTCGGGTATGGTGGATGACTTCATTGACCGTAAACATGGACGTGCCAAAGTAGAATACCCACATCCTGACTTGGAGCCCATTTTAAAACCCACCTATGGGGTTATTTTATATCAGGAACAGGTCATGCAAATCGCTCAGGTTTTGGCGAATTATACCTTGGGTGGCGCTGACCTCTTACGTCGCGCGATGGGCAAGAAAAAACCTGAGGAAATGGCAAAACAACGGGCTATCTTCACGGAAGGAGCTACTGCCCGCGGGGTAGCTGAGGAAACGGCTACTTATATTTTTGATTTGATGGAAAAATTTGCAGGCTATGGATTTAATAAATCTCATTCCGCTGCTTACGCGCTGGTGGCCTATCAAACCGCTTGGCTAAAAGCCCATTATCCCGCTGCCTTTATGGCAGCAGTGATGTCATCCGATATGGATAATACGGATAAAGTTGTTACCTTTATTGATGAATGTGTGCAAATGCAGTTGAAGGTTTTACCGCCGGCAATTAATCAATCCTGTTACCAGTTCACTGTCGCTGATGACAAGACGATTCTTTATGGTTTGGGTGCTATTAAAGGAGTAGGGGAGACGGCTATCAATTACATCGTTGAAGAAAGGCAACGAGGAGGTGGCTATTCAGGTTTATTCAGTTTTTGTCAGCGCATGGATTTGCGCAAGGTCAATCGGCGAGTTTTGGAAGCGTTAATTAAAAGTGGTGCCATGGATTGTTGGGGCGTTGAGCGGGCTGTATTGTTTGCCTCCCTTGACAAGGCATTAAAGATGGCGGACAAAGCGCATCAAAATCAAAACAGTGGCCAGACCGATTTGTTTTCCATGCTGGAAGAAGCAAGTAATCAGGAAGACTATGTGGAATGTAAGCCATGGCTTGACAGGATGCGATTAAGCGGTGAAAAAGAAACGCTGGGTTTGTATTTAACCGGCCATCCTGCAAGTCAATATTGTCAGGAGTTTAATGCTGTTGTAACTCCCATTGCCCGATTAAATCCAGGTACGTCAAAAAAAGCCTGTGTTTGTGGTTTGGTGATTTCCTTGCGGCGGGTGATGACCAAGCGAGGGAAAAAATTAACCATTATAAGATTGGAAGATTCTACCAATAAACTGGATGTGGTTGTTTTTTCCGAAGTCTACGAAGCTCAACAGATCAACGTTCAGATCGGTGAAATGCTTATTGTGGAAGGAGAAATTGCCCCGGATGAGTACAGTGGCGGCATTAAAATGACCGCCAGTCAACTTTATAGCGTCGATGAGGCGCGTACCCGGTTTGCCAAATGCCTAACAATCGATTTAGCTAAAAAAGAAGAGAGTTTTATTCCTGCCTTGCAATCGATACTCAAGGCCAATGCAGGGGAGTGTGTGGTTCAAGTGCGTTACTCAGGGGATGCGGCTAAAGCGACGCTTAATTTAGGTGAGCAGTGGCGGGTTGTTCCCAGCGATAAATTGCTGATGACCTTGGAGGAGTTGCTGGGTGAGGAGAGTGTGGGTTTGAGTTATTAA
- a CDS encoding DUF4785 domain-containing protein → MKSPHLIFLATTTWFTPLFAITLPTQPVVPYECAQCENLSHEDLNSSWVTEDEPLRDNVMHQQISRQYRIKATARQLNEGITIHTQAPGAVIQIAKVNATSPSPVNFYLKSSQGKQFTLAEASQLFSQNDALKNTALAGQLLALQLKPELGSGRFILSSNGRLSENDGPFIIHIYDRNAPTYLSVESDKARYHYGDKLNITIHLSDDELNYPIDEINASLISPDGEITNISLEQVADNLYQAQVDLQSNKNSQGENWYITVETSTLLGEQTIIRQAHTAFSYVIPSATIYKIKPIPNKPLSFSAKVEVATGSRYAIEAVLFGSDTQGKIHPITAVQSAAWLSPGKHAINFSFDSELKTDYKAPYYLGYLHLIDFGQLKPVYEYNTPIELTTLG, encoded by the coding sequence ATGAAATCACCTCATTTAATTTTTTTGGCAACTACGACATGGTTTACGCCATTATTTGCAATCACTCTGCCTACTCAACCTGTTGTCCCTTATGAGTGCGCTCAATGCGAAAACTTATCTCACGAGGACTTAAATTCCAGTTGGGTCACTGAGGATGAGCCGTTAAGAGATAATGTGATGCATCAGCAAATCAGTCGACAATATCGAATTAAAGCCACAGCTCGGCAACTAAACGAAGGTATTACTATTCATACACAAGCACCTGGTGCTGTCATTCAAATAGCGAAGGTAAATGCCACATCCCCATCTCCTGTCAATTTTTACCTTAAGAGCAGCCAGGGCAAGCAATTTACTCTAGCGGAAGCATCACAGTTGTTTTCACAAAACGACGCACTAAAAAACACTGCACTGGCGGGACAATTACTTGCCTTGCAATTAAAACCAGAATTAGGCTCAGGAAGATTTATTTTAAGCAGCAATGGTCGCTTAAGTGAGAATGATGGTCCCTTCATTATTCATATTTACGACAGAAATGCTCCCACTTATTTAAGTGTAGAATCCGATAAAGCAAGGTATCATTATGGAGATAAATTAAACATAACCATCCACTTAAGTGACGATGAATTAAACTATCCTATTGATGAAATTAATGCTTCACTAATTAGTCCAGACGGAGAAATTACTAATATAAGCCTTGAACAAGTTGCTGATAATCTATATCAAGCGCAAGTGGATTTACAATCCAACAAAAACTCGCAAGGGGAAAATTGGTATATTACTGTTGAAACATCCACGCTTCTGGGTGAGCAAACGATTATTCGGCAGGCTCATACCGCGTTTTCCTATGTCATTCCTTCGGCCACAATTTACAAAATCAAACCAATACCGAATAAACCCTTGTCTTTTTCAGCCAAGGTGGAAGTAGCTACAGGTAGTCGCTATGCGATAGAGGCTGTTCTTTTTGGCAGTGACACTCAAGGGAAAATTCATCCAATTACCGCTGTACAGTCTGCAGCTTGGTTGTCTCCAGGCAAACATGCCATTAATTTTTCATTTGATTCTGAATTAAAAACTGATTATAAAGCGCCTTATTATTTGGGTTATCTTCATCTAATAGATTTTGGTCAGTTGAAGCCAGTGTATGAATATAATACACCCATTGAATTAACAACTTTAGGATAA